In Penaeus chinensis breed Huanghai No. 1 chromosome 40, ASM1920278v2, whole genome shotgun sequence, one genomic interval encodes:
- the LOC125047106 gene encoding signaling mucin HKR1-like, with translation MVYTKPPLHYKSLYLFMLRIIHYTKSPFHHTKKPSHCAKSPSHYTIESCHYSRSPSHYAKESYHYSRSPSHYTKESYHYSKSPSHYTKEPYHYSRSPSHYTEESYHYFRSPSYYTKEPYHYSRSPSHYTEESYHYFRSPSYYTKEPYHYSKSPPHYTEVTTSPFHHTKIPSHCTNHHIFTISTDHSLVFLTITFQSHITIPSLTPQNTIASPSRHLTIPLFHISPRYCYTIPSPCHSDHYTLTILLSSPYTDHPPPPHHFLTILLRAPCP, from the exons ATGGTTTACACTAAGCCACCATTACACTATAAGTCACTATACCTTTTCATGCTAA GAATCATTCACTATACTAAGTCACCATTTCACCATACCAAGAAACCCTCTCACTGTGCCAAGTCACCATCTCATTATACTATAGAATCATGTCACTATTCTAGGTCACCATCTCATTATGCTAAGGAATCATATCACTATTCTAGGTCACCATCTCATTATACTAAGGAATCGTATCACTATTCTAAGTCACCATCTCATTATACTAAGGAACCATATCACTATTCTAGGTCACCATCTCATTATACTGAGGAATCATATCACTATTTTAGGTCACCATCTTACTATACTAAGGAACCATATCACTATTCTAGGTCACCATCTCATTATACTGAGGAATCATATCACTATTTTAGGTCACCATCTTACTATACTAAGGAACCATATCACTATTCTAAGTCACCACCTCATTATACTGAAGTCACCACTTCACCATTTCACCATACCAAGATACCATCTCACTGCACCAA TCATCATATATTCACTATAAGTACTGAtcactctctcgttttcctcaCCATCACCTTCCAGTCTCAT ATCACCATACCTTCACTAACCCCTCAGAACACCATAGCTTCACCATCCCGCCACCTCACCATACCCTTATTCCATATCAGTCCCCGCTATTGTTACACCATACCCTCACCATGCCACTCAGATCACTATACCCTCACCATCCTCCTTAGCTCACCATACACTGAccatcctccaccacctcaccattTCCTCACCATACTCCTCAGAGCACCATGCCCTTAA